The DNA region AAGGGCGGGTGGGCGCGCGTCGGTCACATCGTCCTCGGCCTGCTCTACATCGCTGCCGGTGTCATCGCGTACTTCAACCTGAATGCCGCCGCCGCCACGCTCGCCTTCGTGGTCGTGATCTTCATCGGCGTCAGCTGGATCGTCGATGGGATCGTCGCGCTCACACTGCTGGGCAGCGACGGCTCGCGCGTCTGGACCGTCCTCTACGCGATCCTGAGCATCGTCGCGGGAATCATCGTGTTGTTCTCGCCGCTCATCGCCGGCTTCGCGTTCTGGCTGCTGCTGGGCATCTCGCTGGTCGTGCTCGGAATCATCCAGATCGTGCGCGCCATCACGCTCGGTCGAGACGAGAAGGAATACGTCTCCGCCGTGCAGGGTGGAGCGACGAGCTGATCCTGTCGGTCTGAAAACAGATCGGCCCCGTCCCGCAGCGTGCAGGACGGGGCCGATCTGTGCGCCCTGGCTACTCGGCGGCGAAGGCGCTCACATCACCGACGAGGCGCGTGTTGTCCGCCGGTACCGGGTCGATGACGGCCTTGGCGACCTCGGCTGCGAACTCCGAGACGTTGTAGAGCCTGCCGGCCGATTCCCGGCGCTCGGCGATGGCGCCCGGGTTCGCGCGCTCGAGCAGAGTCGCCGTGATCGTTCCTTCGATCATGTCGCCCGAGACGACGGTGAAGCCGATCCCCTTCTCGGCCAGTCCGGGGATGAGCTCGCGGAGCGCGTCTTCCCCCGCCCGCTTCGAGAGTGCCACCGGTTCGTACTCCGGCATGGTCGGCGTGGTCCGGATGAAGTGCGCCTGGTGGCTGGTGACGAACACGACGCGCGCGCCGTCTCCGAGCAGGGGCGTCGCCGCGTTCAGGACGTTGAGCTGCGCGTCACGGTTCAGCGCGAGGGCGTAGTCCTCGGCCATGCCGGATTCCATGCCGCCGGAGGCGTTGAGCACGAGGACGTCGAGCCGCCCGTATTCGGCGCGGATCGCCTCGAACATCTCGGCGACGGATGCCTGGTCGGTCAGGTCCGCGCCGACGACGAGAGCGCG from Microbacterium sp. SY138 includes:
- a CDS encoding DUF308 domain-containing protein produces the protein MSEPLTEAKSLFKSIRVTLAVAGVLALLAGIVLLVWPVKSAVIVTAIFATYLIIAGLVYVGLGIFSSAKGGWARVGHIVLGLLYIAAGVIAYFNLNAAAATLAFVVVIFIGVSWIVDGIVALTLLGSDGSRVWTVLYAILSIVAGIIVLFSPLIAGFAFWLLLGISLVVLGIIQIVRAITLGRDEKEYVSAVQGGATS
- a CDS encoding SDR family oxidoreductase: MTDVLPAGSLDGKVALVTGSSRGIGADTVRYLAEAGADVVINFRNKAPRAEKLAAQLRELGRRALVVGADLTDQASVAEMFEAIRAEYGRLDVLVLNASGGMESGMAEDYALALNRDAQLNVLNAATPLLGDGARVVFVTSHQAHFIRTTPTMPEYEPVALSKRAGEDALRELIPGLAEKGIGFTVVSGDMIEGTITATLLERANPGAIAERRESAGRLYNVSEFAAEVAKAVIDPVPADNTRLVGDVSAFAAE